TCGTGGATGAGCCGGATGAAGGTCCATCCATGCCATGGATGCGTAGTGGGAGAGGCGGTATGCCACCATGGCTTATGGGTGGATTGGACATGCATAATTCAGCAGCATGGGGTCTCAATGCTGGAGCATCTGGATGGGGTCATCAGGGTGATACTGGAGTCAGTACTTCATCACTTATGCCAGGGGCACAAACTGCTGGCCCAAGTTCCAAGGGAGGAGCTGATATTCAGCCTCTGCAGATTGATGAGAGTGTAAGTTTTAATGATATTGGAGGTTTGTCTGAGTACATTGATGCTTTAAAGGAAATGGTGTTCTTCCCTTTGCTGTATCCAGATTTTTTTGCAAACTATCACATAACTCCTCCTCGGGGAGTTCTTCTCTGTGGACCTCCTGGTACAGGGAAGACATTGATTGCCCGTGCATTAGCTTGTGCTGCCTCTAAAGCTGGCCAGAAGGTCAGCTTCTATATGCGAAAAGGAGCTGATGTTCTTAGTAAATGGGTTGGAGAGGCTGAAAGGCAGCTCAAGTTGCTTTTTGAGGAAGCTCAAAAGAATCAGCCGGCAATCATATTTTTTGATGAAATAGATGGCCTTGCCCCTGTGAGATCTAGCAAGCAAGAGCAGATTCACAATTCAATAGTCTCAACATTGCTTGCTTTGATGGACGGTCTTGATTCACGTGGACAAGTTGTTTTGATTGGAGCAACCAATCGGATTGATGCCATTGATGGGGCATTGCGTAGACCTGGCCGTTTTGATCGTGAGTTCTATTTTCCTTTACCTGGCTATGAGGCACGAGCTGAAATACTGGATATTCATACACGGAAATGGAAGGAACCCCCGCCAAAGGAGCTAAAGATGGAGCTTGCTGCGAGCTGTGTTGGGTATTGTGGTGCTGATTTGAAAGCATTATGTACTGAAGCTGCTATTCGAGCATTTAGGGAGAAATATCCTCAGGTTTACACAAGTGATGACAAGTTTGTCATTGATGTAGACTCGGTCAGGGTTGAGAGGAACCACTTCTTGGAAGCTATGTCTACAATAACTCCAGCTGCACATAGGGGATCAATTGTGCATTCAAGACCACTGTCACCGGTTATTGCTCCATGTTTGAAGAGACATCTTGAGAAGATAATGGAAAGGATTTCTGATATTTTTCCTTACCTTTCAGCATTGGATCTTAGCAAATACTCTACCCTTTCATATGGATCTTCAATCCCTCTTGTTTATAGGCCTCGCCTTTTGATGTGTGGCGTTGAGGGTGTTGGACTGGTAGGGTTTCTCTTTTATATGGATATATTGTAAGTATATTGTGCCTTTTTTCTTACTAATTTGGTTTAGCTTAGCAGGATCATGTTGGGCCAGCTGTTTTGCATGAGCTTGAGAAATTTCCTGTGCACTCCTTGGGGCTGCCATCTCTTCTCTCTGATCCAAGTGCAAAGACACCtgaagaagctctcgtgcatattTTTGGGGAAGCAAGGAGAACAACACCGTCCATACTCTACTTGCCACAGTTCCATCTTTGGTGGGATACGGTTAGTACCTAGTCATAACCTTTGGTACTATGAAATGGTTCTTGAGTAAATGCTGGCTCAGTTATGTAGCTAATTAATTGATTTTTAACGTGACAGGCACATGAACAGCTTAGGGCAGTGTTATTGACTCTTCTGAATGAATTGGCATCCAACCTTCCAGTATTGTTGCTAGGAACATCATCAGTGGCCTTTGATGAACTTGAAGAAGAGTGTGCTTCCATATTTTCTTCTCGTAACGTGTATGTGCCTGGAGGAATGTTAATTCTGTTTTGCCTGGTTGTTTTGACTTAGTTCTTGTCTTAGATACACTCCATGTTGAACTTCTGTTTTCATTGGTTTAGGCAACACATTACTGCTTGATTGTTCAGTTTTTTTTAACTCTTTTGAGCTCTGTAAATGCTTGAATGATGTCCTGAGTATCACATTGTTATCCATTCACCAAAAAGCAGGAACAGTATCCTTTGTGTGGGCAAGGGGGCATTGTTTACTAATAGGTCATTGACTGGAACaagttcttttcctttttttgttggcATGCTTGCTAAGTTTAGGTTACTGTATAGCACTTTATCATTGAATCAAGTGTTGGCTGCTTCACGTACCCTTCGCATGGGCAAGGGGTCTGTTTACTAATAGGCCCATTGACGGGAATAAGAtttgttcttttttgtttgtttgttgacATGCTTGCTAAGTTCAGTTCACTGTATATCACTTTATTGCTGGATCAGTGTTGCATGCTTCACATCAGGTTCAGTGCATTTTCTCCTACTTGTCTTATTTTTCACCAACAAAATCTTCTATTTGATAGATATCAAGTGGATCGACCGAGTGATGATGATAGATTAAGATACTTCAGTATACTGTTTGAGTCACTGCTCTCACTTCAAATGGAAGATTCAAGAAGCAAGTCGAAAGAGCAAAAGTCTATCGATCTTCCAAAAGCACCAAAGAAAGTAGATGGGCCTAAGGTTTCTGAGCTGAAAGCTAAGGCAGAAGCTGAGCAACACGCTGTTCGTCGGATGAGAATGTGTCTACGAGATATTTGTAACCGGTCTGCAATTTACTCCTTTACATTGTTGCATATATTTCTTGGTTTTGTTCGTTTGTTCTCAGTTCTCAGCAATTAACTATTGTAGGCAATATTAATACTTTAATACGTCTAACACTTCTGCTAGACAACATTGAAAAATTGCCTGACCATTCTTTAGCCAATCCCCAATTCATGCTTATTCTGAATCTTGGGATCCATATTGAGTTGATTCAAAGAGTGCTAGCTAGCATGACCTTTGCTTAGCAGTTTTGTTCGAGATGAATACTCAGTTCAGGTCATGTGGTGACACAAGATATTTCGAAATAAAAAGTTTGTGTGGTTCAGTACTACTCCTGGTTCTAACATCATCTCCAGTAAAAAATGTCCGGTTGATTGTACTGGTGGCGAAAACTAAAAAATTAAGCTAATATATGATATGTATAATCTCTCTTCTATGCTGCTGATGAGCTGAACATTGTGTTAGGCTGTCAGCTGTCATGTTCAATTTTGAACTTAAGTAGAATGTTGTAGTAAGATGTGTAAATGCATTTAAAGTGCATTTGAACTTTAGATAGCTGAAAACTCGCCCTTTTGAGGCAAATTCTCATGCTTGAATTTTTTCAGTATATAAATTCTGAGACTTTATCTTCTGTTGCATATGCCAAAGGTCTCTAGTATCTTAGACAGGATTTGTTCACTTGTTATTCAAACCAGATGGAAATAATCAAGGTGCCACTTCATCTTTTCAGCATTCTATACAACAAAAGGTTCACTGCATTTCACTTCCCAGTATCAGAAGAGGAAGTACCTGACTATCGAACAATAGTTCACAACCCCATGGATATGGCTGCTGTCTTGCAGCGGGTGGACTCTGGACAGTACTTCTCTCAGGCAGCGTTTTTGAAGGATATTAATCTTATAGTCACTAATGCAAAGGTTTGAGTTTTTCTTTTGGGGCATTTAGTTTTCCACTCATGTTACATATGTTCTGATCGTACTTCATAGCAAGTACCTTGGAATCTGATAATAATCTTTATGATGATGGCAACTGATTTTTTTCCATGTTACATATGTTTTGGTCATACTTTCCTGGCAAGCACGTTACAATTCAAAACCGATCTTCCTGATTATGGTAACTGAGAAAATGACCTAACCTCTGTAACAACTGTAGCAATAGTTTGTTGTGATCTTTCTGAAGATGCCAACTAAAACAATGACTGAAGTTTTGAGACCACTGTATCTGCAAGTTTGGTGCTAATTTACTAATTTTGCAGACTTATAATGGCGACGATTACAATGGATCTAGGATCGTGAGCAGAGCATGTGAACTTCGAGATGTGGTATATTGTTTGTTCAATAGTTGTTGCTGTATTTGATTGTTGACTAGACCTCTGTGTTTGTTTGTGTGTAATGCTTATCTTTGGTCAGGTGCAAGGGATGTTGTCACAGATGGACCCATCATTGGTATCCTTTTGTGATAAAATTGCTGCACAAGGGGGACCACTGCAGGCTATGGATGATGAGGATAGCTCCATTCTCCAAGCGCCGCCTGTTGTTCAGTTAGTTTCTGTTACTAGAACAAGTGCGAGGCTTCGTAATGTACAACCAGAAGTTGATCTGTCACGAAGTTATGAGGTGCTAAAGCGGCACAAGAAAAGCACCGAAAACGAACATGGTAATCTTCTATTCTTGACCGACTGTTGGGTTTGCAATCTTGCATATCAAGTGTGGTACAAAATAAATATATTGAACTGACCTTTGTTTCAGGCACCTCTGCCAAAGAATCGACAGCAAGAGACGGAATGTCTCCTGGTGATGTAGATCTGTCAAAGCCAACTTCCCCAGAGGAAGCTCCAAAAGGACCACATTCAAATGGCCCTTTGAAAGAAGCTGACAAAGCACCAGCTGAAGCACCTCCAATTCTACCTGGTTCTCCTCCCGACCCAATGGAGACTGACAATGGCGAAGATTCTGCCATGCCTACTAGCGATGACACGCTTGAACAGCTGGAAGGCTTGAAACAGCGCTTCATGGAGCTCACCGTGGGCTACGGGGTGCCGCAGCTCGAGAGGCTCTACTCGCGGATAATGAAAGGCGCGATAGAGTTGACAGGTAAAGAAACCAACAAGGATCATAGACGGTTAGTTGTTAGGCATTTGTTGGCATTTGTTGAGAACAGCGACAATTTTTAACTCTAGCAGGAATAAGAGGTTTTACTGGTTTTCCCTGTGTACATTCTGTTGTCTGTTGGAGCAACAACCCTGAGGAGCTGTCCATGCCTCCTGATGTAGTGATGTAACAACATTTTCTGAAATGCTCAGTGGCATTACAACAGTTTTGTGTACCAAGTTCTGTTGTGGTCTTTGAGGATTTGAATCTTCAGAACTGCCTTCTTTTTATCTATACCAGTCATTTATTTCACTACATTTTGTATTGTGGTTTTAAATTATGAAACTGTGATGAAATTTGTACCACGTCCCGTTTTTGTTGCATACCAAAGAAGAGAGGCAAAGGGCCCAGTTTGCAGCCTCAACTCTGAAATCTGAATTCAGCAAGGATGATCCACGCCAGCAGAACTCCAGATTGATGCAAAGCAATAGACACATGACCATACAAGATCAACGCTTAATACAAGACTTGAAATAAAACTGTAATCTAACATACTTCCACCATCCAAATATATAGGACCTACGTTTTTTTATGTTGCTTTTGACCATTGATCAGATTAATAATATGAGATTAATGAACTTTGAAGAGCCTAAGAAAACGGGGGCCTGGCATGAAATGGAAAATTAGGCCCTCGGTATAGCCGTCGGCAATTAGAAAAACAAAATTTtactatgtactccctccatcccataatataagacggagggagtatattgtttgAACTTTGAAGAGCCAAATCTTAATCTTGCACATATATATGTACTTGGAACTATACACGATAGTTTGAAGAACTACATCTTCTTACCAGAAACTACTCcatccgttcggaattacttgtctcgaaaatagatgtatctagaactaaaatacgtctagatacatccatttatgtGACGAGTAATTCTGAACGAAGGAAGTAATTCTCAAAACCTAGAAGCACTACATTATTTAGCGGAAATGTGCCATCCTTCTAGCATTCCTTGATACGAACTCTTCAATTAATTCATCATAAGCAACCTTCTTCAAAATGTGACTTCATGCTTTCATTAGAAACTTTTTTAGAGCGCCGTTTTGAGGTCAAGTGATTCTTCAGCTAAAAACTTATCATGTATTAAAACAAAACATAAAAAGAAAAGGACGAAACAACCCTTTGATTTATTTGGGAAGGGGATCATGGGGCGGCTAGCAGCGACGCGTGTCGGTCTGGTTGATGAACTGACGACCAAGCGCTCTGGGCCTGGCCTCCAACTTCAGTCGATCTACTTCGCGTGCTTcgtcagagaaataaaacatcgtCCCAAGCAGCTGTAAGCCATCCATGGCCAGCAGCAGAATTAGTGGAACGTTTAGGTTTAAAGAGGAAACTAATTGCTAATATAATAAGCTGGGCGTTTGGTCTAGTGGTATGATTCTCGCTTTGGGTGCGAGAGGTCGCGAGTTCGATTCTCGCAACGCCCcctttattttgtttttttgttcgGTCATCGATCAGATTGTGTTTTTTGTTGTTGTGAGGGGAGAGGTCATCGATCAGATACGAATCGAGTGTGTACACAGTGTGTTCGCGAGCAAATCAACTGAGGCCTGCAGTTGGACGATCATGTCCTAATGCAATTTCTTCCCAGGGAGGCAGCTTCTCCCACGAGCAAATCAACTGAGGCCTGCAGTTGGACGATCATGTCCTAATGCAATTTCTTCCCAGGGAGGCAGCTTCTCCCACACCTATCCTGCCTGTGGTTATGCTCATTCAGTTCTGAAACTTCTGTCCCTACTAATTACGTTTAGCCTGAGTTTCACTCCAGATTATTGTTACGGACTGGCTAGGTCTCAGTTGCCTGAAATTCAAATTTGGAGAATCATTCTCTGCCCTTGAACTCTGATCTAACGGTTGCCAACCATCTTCTTCCTCCAAccgttttttctctctgaaaaacaGGTCACACAATGCCCTATCTTCTTCCTCCCAACCAACTGCCCACACAAATCACCGGCCGGACTGTCAGCCACTACCGCCCTCGGCTGATGGCGCTCCCGCGCCAGCCTCGCCGCTCCGtccttaccgaaaaaggctttcaccccgttttataaataaagcaaaccgccaagaGCACACGTACAAGCACTAGTCcagaacacacacacacccaaTTCTCACACGAAGAAGTACAGAGGTTCtactgagggcacaactcaacaagccctaaagaaaaaggaaaaaaggaagggtCGGATACAAGTCCGACGTCTAATCAGGTTCCGGCGGTGGCGGTGGGAGCGGAGGCGACAGACGGACGGCTATCGAGCGAAGGTCAGCGATGAAGGCAGAGATGACGTCccggtcctgggggcggctaagcggccgccaaagctgcaagtaaccagagAGTTTGAAGAGAGCGTCAGTAGCCCGTCGGAGTGGGATGCGCTGAATTACATGTCTATTGCGGATCGTCCAGAGGGTCCACGCAAGCGCaccaatctcaagccacctaatgtagCGAGAAGGCAAcggtgaagaaaatatgccctagaggcaataataaagttattatttatttccttatttcatgataaatgtttattattcatgctagaattgtattaaccggaaacttagtacatgtgtgaatacatagacaaacagagtgtcactagtatgcctctacttgactagctcgttgaatcaaagatggttaagtttcctagccatagacatgagttgtcatttgattaacgggatcacatcattagagaatgatgtgattgacttgacccatttcgttaacttagcagttgatcgtttagtatgttgctattgctttcttcatgatttatacatattcctatgactatgagattatgcaactcccgaataccggaggaacactttgtgtgctaccaaacgtcgcaatgtaactgggtgattataaaggtgctctacaggtgtctccgatggcacttgttgagttggcatagatcgagattaggatttgtcactccgattgtcggagaggtatctctgggccctctcggtaatgcacatcactataagccttgcaaacaatgtgactaatgagtcagttgcgggatgatgcactacggaacgagtaaagagacttgccggtaacgagattaaattaggtattgagataccgacgatcgaatctcgggcaagtaacataccgatgacaaagggaacaacgtatgttgttatgcggtttgaccgataaagatcttgtagaatatgtaggaaccaatatgagcatccaggttccgctattggttattgaccggagatgagtctcggtcatgtctacatagttctcgaacccgtagggtccgcacgcttaacgttctgtgacgatttgtattatgagttatgagatttgatgaccgaagtttgttcggagtcccggatgagatcagggacatgacgaggagtctcgaaatgatcaagacgtaaagatcgatatattggaaggctatattcggacatcggaaaggttccgagtgattcagatatttttcggagtaccggagagttacgggaattcgtattgggccttaatgtgccatacgggaaaggagagaaaggcctcaaggtggccgcgccccttccccatggactggtctgaattggactagggaaagggggcgctccctgttggaaatatgccctagaggcaataataaaatgattattattatatttctttgttcatgataattgtctattgttcatgctataattgtgttatccggaaatcgtaatacatgtgtgaatacatagaccacaacgtgtccctagtaagcctctagttgactagctcgttgatcaacatatagtcatggtttcctgactatggacataggatgtcattgataacgggatcacatcattaggagaatgatgtgatggacaagacccaatcctaagcatagcacaaagatcgtgtagttcgtttgctagagcttttccaatgtcaagtatcatttccttagaccatgagatcgtgtaactcccggatgccgtaagagtgctttgggtgtaccaaacgtcacaacgtaactgagtgactataaaggtacactacaggtatctctgaaagtgtctgttgggttgacacggatcgagactgggatttgtcactccgtatgacggagaggtatctctgggcccactcggtaatgcatcatcataatgagctcaaagtgaccaagtggttggtcacgggatcatgcattacggtacgagtaaagtgacttgccggtaacgagattgaacgaggtattgggataccgacgatcgaatctcgggcaagtaacgtaccgattgacaaagggaattgtatacgggattgattgaattctcgacatcgtggttcatccgatgagatcatcgtggaacatgtgggatccaacatgggtatccagatcccgctattggttattgaccggagagtcgtctcggtcatgtctgcatgtctcccgaacccgtagggtctacacacttaaggttcggtgacgctagggttgtagagatattagtatgcggaaacccaaaagttgttcggagtcccggatgagatctcggacgtcacgaggagttccggaatggtccggaggtgaagaattatatataggaagtccagtttcggccaccgggaaagtttcgggggttatcggtattgtaccgggaccaccggaagggtcccgggggtccaccgggtggggccacctatcccggagggccccatgggctgaagtgggaggggaaccagcccctggtgggctggtgcgccccccatgggcctccccctgcgcctagggttggaaaccctgggggtggggggcgccccacctgacttggggggcaagtttcccccccttggccgccgcccccctggagattgcatctcccagggccggcgccccccagagcccctatatatagtggggggggggagtgaGGGCAGCAGTAACAcaacccctggcgcctccctctccctcccgtaacacctctccctctcgctgagcttggcgaagccctgccgagatccccgctacttccatcaccacgccgtcgtgctgctggatctccgtcaacctctccttcccccttgctggatcaagaaggaggagacgtcgctgctccgtacatgtgttgaacgcagaggtgccgtccgttcggcgctcggtcatcggtgatttggatcacgacgagtacgacaccatcaaccccgttcacttgaacgcttccgctcgcgatctacaagggtatgtagatgcactccttccctctcgttgctagtaaactccatagatggatcttggtgatgcgtagaaaattttaaatttctgctacgatccccaacagtggcatcatgagccaggcctatgcgtagtttctatgcacgagtagaacacaaacttgttgtgggcgtagatgttgtcaattttcttgccactactagtcttgtcttgtttcggcggcattgtgggatgaagcggcccggaccgaccttacacgtacgcttacgtgagacaggttccaccgactgacatgcactagttgcataaggtggctagcgggtgtctgtatctcccactttagtcggaacggattcgatgaaaagggtccttatgaagggtaaatagaaattggcatatcacgttgtggttttacgtaggtaagaaatgttcttgctagaaacctatagaagccacgtaaaaacttgcaacaacaattagaggacgtcaacttgtttttgcagcatatgccttgtggtgatatggccaaaaggatgtgatgaatgagatatatgtgatgtatgagattgatcatgttcttgtaataggaatcacgacttgcatgtcgatgagtatgacaaccggcaggagccataggagttgtctttattttttttgtatgacctgcgtgtcattgaataacgccatgtaaattactttactttattgctaaacacgttagccatagaagtagaagtaatcgttggcgtgacaacttcatgaagacacgatgatggagatcatggtgtcatgccggtgacgaagatgatcatggcgccccgaagatgaagatcaaaggagcaaaatgatattggccatatcatgtcactatttgattgcatgtgatgtttatcatgttttacatcttatttgcttagaacgacggtagtaagtaagatgatcccttgtaataatttaaagaaagtgttccccctaactgtgcaccgttgcgaaggttcgttgtttcgaagcaccacgtgatgatcgggtgtgatagattctaacg
This window of the Triticum aestivum cultivar Chinese Spring chromosome 5D, IWGSC CS RefSeq v2.1, whole genome shotgun sequence genome carries:
- the LOC123122179 gene encoding ATPase family AAA domain-containing protein At1g05910 isoform X2; the encoded protein is MAGMAGKGDESVAPVRSSDRLRQRPKYYGRGYLYYSPNMRNKMNSNKKRTAASQIAKKLLRKPAAREPPADSIAANLRRSTRKRRMSVTLEDYGTDSSSMEDDDLMRPRYRSSSKSKGDDQVSARPKRKKMSNSNSIPRREGLRPRRSLRGQRHLPYQVSDDDQESSEEEHEQDQRENGNEIEEDGANEEEIDGGDEAEEDGDDEDGEEEQEVRRRYDLRDRAEVRRPSPQKEGKHRPQSPRRVLVQGVGPKNSKYLKKGGSRMHKRPRFSMPDDSDDSLLVDEPDEGPSMPWMRSGRGGMPPWLMGGLDMHNSAAWGLNAGASGWGHQGDTGVSTSSLMPGAQTAGPSSKGGADIQPLQIDESVSFNDIGGLSEYIDALKEMVFFPLLYPDFFANYHITPPRGVLLCGPPGTGKTLIARALACAASKAGQKVSFYMRKGADVLSKWVGEAERQLKLLFEEAQKNQPAIIFFDEIDGLAPVRSSKQEQIHNSIVSTLLALMDGLDSRGQVVLIGATNRIDAIDGALRRPGRFDREFYFPLPGYEARAEILDIHTRKWKEPPPKELKMELAASCVGYCGADLKALCTEAAIRAFREKYPQVYTSDDKFVIDVDSVRVERNHFLEAMSTITPAAHRGSIVHSRPLSPVIAPCLKRHLEKDHVGPAVLHELEKFPVHSLGLPSLLSDPSAKTPEEALVHIFGEARRTTPSILYLPQFHLWWDTAHEQLRAVLLTLLNELASNLPVLLLGTSSVAFDELEEECASIFSSRNVYQVDRPSDDDRLRYFSILFESLLSLQMEDSRSKSKEQKSIDLPKAPKKVDGPKVSELKAKAEAEQHAVRRMRMCLRDICNRILYNKRFTAFHFPVSEEEVPDYRTIVHNPMDMAAVLQRVDSGQYFSQAAFLKDINLIVTNAKTYNGDDYNGSRIVSRACELRDVVQGMLSQMDPSLVSFCDKIAAQGGPLQAMDDEDSSILQAPPVVQLVSVTRTSARLRNVQPEVDLSRSYEVLKRHKKSTENEHGTSAKESTARDGMSPGDVDLSKPTSPEEAPKGPHSNGPLKEADKAPAEAPPILPGSPPDPMETDNGEDSAMPTSDDTLEQLEGLKQRFMELTVGYGVPQLERLYSRIMKGAIELTGKETNKDHRRLVVRHLLAFVENSDNF
- the LOC123122179 gene encoding ATPase family AAA domain-containing protein At1g05910 isoform X1; this translates as MAGMAGKGDESVAPVRSSDRLRQRPKYYGRGYLYYSPNMRNKMNSNKKRTAASQIAKKLLRKPAAREPPADSIAANLRRSTRKRRMSVTLEDYGTDSSSMEDDDLMRPRYRSSSKSKGDDQVSARPKRKKMSNSNSIPRREGLRPRRSLRGQRHLPYQVSDDDQESSEEEHEQDQRENGNEIEEDGANEEEIDGGDEAEEDGDDEDGEEEQEVRRRYDLRDRAEVRRPSPQKEGKHRPQSPRRVLVQGVGPKNSKYLKKGGSRMHKRPRFSMPDDSDDSLLVDEPDEGPSMPWMRSGRGGMPPWLMGGLDMHNSAAWGLNAGASGWGHQGDTGVSTSSLMPGAQTAGPSSKGGADIQPLQIDESVSFNDIGGLSEYIDALKEMVFFPLLYPDFFANYHITPPRGVLLCGPPGTGKTLIARALACAASKAGQKVSFYMRKGADVLSKWVGEAERQLKLLFEEAQKNQPAIIFFDEIDGLAPVRSSKQEQIHNSIVSTLLALMDGLDSRGQVVLIGATNRIDAIDGALRRPGRFDREFYFPLPGYEARAEILDIHTRKWKEPPPKELKMELAASCVGYCGADLKALCTEAAIRAFREKYPQVYTSDDKFVIDVDSVRVERNHFLEAMSTITPAAHRGSIVHSRPLSPVIAPCLKRHLEKIMERISDIFPYLSALDLSKYSTLSYGSSIPLVYRPRLLMCGVEGVGLDHVGPAVLHELEKFPVHSLGLPSLLSDPSAKTPEEALVHIFGEARRTTPSILYLPQFHLWWDTAHEQLRAVLLTLLNELASNLPVLLLGTSSVAFDELEEECASIFSSRNVYQVDRPSDDDRLRYFSILFESLLSLQMEDSRSKSKEQKSIDLPKAPKKVDGPKVSELKAKAEAEQHAVRRMRMCLRDICNRILYNKRFTAFHFPVSEEEVPDYRTIVHNPMDMAAVLQRVDSGQYFSQAAFLKDINLIVTNAKTYNGDDYNGSRIVSRACELRDVVQGMLSQMDPSLVSFCDKIAAQGGPLQAMDDEDSSILQAPPVVQLVSVTRTSARLRNVQPEVDLSRSYEVLKRHKKSTENEHGTSAKESTARDGMSPGDVDLSKPTSPEEAPKGPHSNGPLKEADKAPAEAPPILPGSPPDPMETDNGEDSAMPTSDDTLEQLEGLKQRFMELTVGYGVPQLERLYSRIMKGAIELTGKETNKDHRRLVVRHLLAFVENSDNF
- the LOC123122179 gene encoding ATPase family AAA domain-containing protein At1g05910 isoform X3, whose product is MAGMAGKGDESVAPVRSSDRLRQRPKYYGRGYLYYSPNMRNKMNSNKKRTAASQIAKKLLRKPAAREPPADSIAANLRRSTRKRRMSVTLEDYGTDSSSMEDDDLMRPRYRSSSKSKGDDQVSARPKRKKMSNSNSIPRREGLRPRRSLRGQRHLPYQVSDDDQESSEEEHEQDQRENGNEIEEDGANEEEIDGGDEAEEDGDDEDGEEEQEVRRRYDLRDRAEVRRPSPQKEGKHRPQSPRRVLVQGVGPKNSKYLKKGGSRMHKRPRFSMPDDSDDSLLVDEPDEGPSMPWMRSGRGGMPPWLMGGLDMHNSAAWGLNAGASGWGHQGDTGVSTSSLMPGAQTAGPSSKGGADIQPLQIDESVSFNDIGGLSEYIDALKEMVFFPLLYPDFFANYHITPPRGVLLCGPPGTGKTLIARALACAASKAGQKVSFYMRKGADVLSKWVGEAERQLKLLFEEAQKNQPAIIFFDEIDGLAPVRSSKQEQIHNSIVSTLLALMDGLDSRGQVVLIGATNRIDAIDGALRRPGRFDREFYFPLPGYEARAEILDIHTRKWKEPPPKELKMELAASCVGYCGADLKALCTEAAIRAFREKYPQVYTSDDKFVIDVDSVRVERNHFLEAMSTITPAAHRGSIVHSRPLSPVIAPCLKRHLEKIMERISDIFPYLSALDLSKYSTLSYGSSIPLVYRPRLLMCGVEGVGLDHVGPAVLHELEKFPVHSLGLPSLLSDPSAKTPEEALVHIFGEARRTTPSILYLPQFHLWWDTAHEQLRAVLLTLLNELASNLPVLLLGTSSVAFDELEEECASIFSSRNVYQVDRPSDDDRLRYFSILFESLLSLQMEDSRSKSKEQKSIDLPKAPKKVDGPKVSELKAKAEAEQHAVRRMRMCLRDICNRILYNKRFTAFHFPVSEEEVPDYRTIVHNPMDMAAVLQRVDSGQYFSQAAFLKDINLIVTNAKTYNGDDYNGSRIVSRACELRDVVQGMLSQMDPSLVSFCDKIAAQGGPLQAMDDEDSSILQAPPVVQLVSVTRTSARLRNVQPEVDLSRSYEVLKRHKKSTENEHGTSAKESTARDGMSPGDVDLSKPTSPEEAPKGPHSNGPLKEADKAPAEAPPILPGSPPDPMETDNGEDSAMPTSDDTLEQLEGLKQRFMELTVGYGVPQLERLYSRIMKGAIELTGIRGFTGFPCVHSVVCWSNNPEELSMPPDVVM